Proteins encoded within one genomic window of Raineyella fluvialis:
- the rlmB gene encoding 23S rRNA (guanosine(2251)-2'-O)-methyltransferase RlmB, producing the protein MAGNSQRRGAVRHKGKSNTAGSGGRARKGLEGKGPTPRAEDRVYHKAYKAKQLAESREASRPKRTQQSAPRGGGAEWVAGRNPVVEALRAGIPVVSVYVAEGIDRDDRVREVFKICAEKSIPMLATTKQELDRFTAGATHQGLAIKLPEYEYAFPADLMADALQAPGTPLVVALDQVTDPRNLGAIIRSAAAFGAQGVVIPERRSAGMTAAAWKTSAGAAARIPVARATNLNRVLQDYAKAGFVVVGLAGEGETDIAAIPGVDGPVLLVVGSEGEGLQRLVRENCDVLASIPISSEVESLNAGVATSIALYEISRARAGPSGADSAGV; encoded by the coding sequence ATGGCAGGCAATTCGCAGCGCCGAGGCGCCGTACGGCACAAGGGCAAGAGCAACACCGCCGGTTCGGGCGGCCGGGCCCGCAAGGGGCTCGAGGGCAAGGGCCCCACCCCCCGGGCCGAGGACCGCGTCTACCACAAGGCGTACAAGGCCAAGCAACTCGCGGAGTCGCGTGAGGCCTCGCGGCCGAAGCGTACGCAGCAGTCCGCCCCTCGCGGCGGGGGTGCGGAGTGGGTGGCCGGGCGCAACCCCGTGGTCGAGGCCCTGCGGGCCGGGATCCCCGTGGTGTCCGTCTACGTCGCCGAAGGCATCGACCGGGACGACCGGGTGCGCGAGGTCTTCAAGATCTGCGCCGAGAAGTCGATCCCGATGCTGGCGACGACCAAGCAGGAGCTGGACCGGTTCACCGCCGGTGCGACCCATCAGGGGCTCGCGATCAAGCTGCCGGAGTACGAGTACGCCTTCCCGGCCGACCTGATGGCCGATGCCCTGCAGGCGCCCGGGACTCCCCTGGTGGTCGCGCTGGACCAGGTCACCGATCCTCGCAACCTGGGCGCGATCATCCGCTCCGCGGCGGCCTTCGGCGCGCAGGGCGTGGTCATCCCGGAGCGGCGCTCGGCCGGCATGACGGCAGCGGCGTGGAAGACGTCGGCCGGCGCCGCGGCGCGGATCCCGGTGGCCCGCGCGACGAACCTCAACCGCGTCCTCCAGGACTACGCGAAGGCAGGCTTCGTGGTGGTCGGGCTGGCCGGTGAGGGCGAGACGGACATCGCCGCAATCCCTGGCGTCGACGGTCCGGTGCTGCTGGTGGTCGGCTCCGAGGGCGAGGGCCTGCAGCGGCTCGTCCGGGAGAACTGCGACGTCCTCGCGTCGATCCCGATCAGCAGCGAGGTGGAGTCGCTGAACGCCGGCGTGGCCACCAGCATCGCGCTGTACGAGATCAGCCGCGCTCGCGCGGGGCCGTCCGGGGCTGACTCGGCCGGGGTGTGA
- the cysS gene encoding cysteine--tRNA ligase, translated as MTFQLYDSMTHRTREFVPAVPGQVSIYHCGLTVQSAPHLGHIRKEVVFDVLRRWLSASGYEVKIVANVTDIDDKILRKSAEQGVEWYALAYHFELELHKAYQALGCLAPTYEPRATGHIPEMIELVEQLIARGHAYVAEDGSGDVYFDVRSWPDYGRLSGQRVADMAPAEDSDPRGKHDPHDFALWKGRTDSDEPESASWNTPWGRGRPGWHLECSAMSGKYLGAEFDIHGGGLDLRFPHHENELAQSTAAGRPFARYWMHNAWVTAAGEKMSKSLGNGALVTEVTTQYPPRAVRFYLVAPHYRSAIEYSDTSLAEATASLARIDSFLDRAHDLVGDTEPAAVLPAAFAAAMDDDLGTPAAVATIYTEVKAGNQALDAGDASAVREAYAAVRAMLGVLGLDPLDPIWAGATGPGASLEPVVDGLVKALLDQRQEARARKDYAAADAIRDSLGALGVRVEDTPQGPKWSVEH; from the coding sequence GTGACCTTCCAGCTCTATGACTCGATGACCCACCGCACCCGGGAGTTCGTGCCCGCCGTGCCCGGCCAGGTCTCGATCTACCACTGTGGGCTGACGGTGCAGTCGGCCCCGCACCTGGGTCACATCCGCAAGGAGGTCGTCTTCGACGTCCTGCGTCGCTGGCTGTCCGCCTCCGGCTACGAGGTGAAGATCGTCGCGAACGTCACCGACATCGACGACAAGATCCTGCGCAAGTCCGCCGAGCAGGGTGTCGAGTGGTACGCGCTGGCCTATCACTTCGAGCTCGAGCTGCACAAGGCCTACCAGGCCCTCGGCTGCCTCGCCCCCACGTACGAACCGCGGGCGACCGGCCACATCCCGGAGATGATCGAACTGGTCGAGCAGTTGATCGCCCGCGGTCACGCGTACGTGGCGGAGGACGGGTCGGGCGACGTCTACTTCGACGTCCGGTCCTGGCCCGACTACGGGCGGCTCTCCGGCCAACGGGTCGCCGACATGGCTCCGGCCGAGGACTCCGATCCACGCGGCAAGCACGACCCGCACGACTTCGCCCTCTGGAAGGGCCGCACGGACTCCGACGAGCCGGAGAGCGCCTCGTGGAACACCCCGTGGGGACGCGGGCGCCCCGGCTGGCACCTGGAATGCTCGGCGATGTCCGGCAAGTACCTCGGCGCCGAGTTCGACATCCATGGCGGCGGCCTCGACCTGCGCTTCCCGCACCACGAGAACGAGTTGGCCCAGTCGACCGCGGCCGGCAGGCCGTTCGCCCGTTACTGGATGCACAACGCCTGGGTGACCGCCGCCGGCGAGAAGATGTCCAAGTCTCTCGGCAACGGCGCGCTGGTCACGGAAGTGACCACGCAGTACCCGCCGCGCGCGGTGCGTTTCTACCTGGTGGCGCCGCACTACCGGTCCGCCATCGAGTACTCGGACACGTCGCTCGCCGAGGCCACCGCCTCGCTGGCGCGGATCGACTCCTTCCTCGACCGGGCACACGACCTGGTCGGCGACACCGAACCCGCCGCTGTCCTGCCCGCAGCGTTCGCCGCGGCCATGGACGACGACCTGGGAACTCCCGCGGCCGTGGCGACCATCTACACCGAGGTGAAGGCCGGCAACCAGGCCCTCGATGCCGGTGACGCGTCGGCCGTGCGCGAGGCGTACGCCGCCGTCCGGGCAATGCTCGGCGTCCTGGGCCTCGATCCGCTGGATCCGATCTGGGCGGGCGCCACCGGGCCCGGAGCCTCGCTCGAACCCGTGGTGGACGGCCTCGTCAAGGCCCTGCTCGACCAGCGCCAGGAGGCCCGGGCGCGCAAGGACTACGCGGCGGCAGACGCCATCCGCGACTCGCTGGGCGCGCTGGGCGTCCGTGTCGAGGACACCCCCCAGGGCCCGAAGTGGAGCGTGGAGCACTGA
- a CDS encoding DUF4032 domain-containing protein translates to MPRFLSAHPDARLLPLPWGTPLAEWPAEHLVALPRGISRHVVRFIRVGDEVYAAKEVVEHLAMHEYRLLHDLMRLGTPAVEPVGVVTRRFTRTGEPLDPILITKHLQFSLPYRTLFSKGVRSDTVTRLLDAMVVLLARLHLIGFLWGDVSLSNTLFRRDASDFAAHLVDAETGELHERLSDGQREHDLEMARVNLFGEFLDLEAGGMLDSALDPRLLVETIVTRYRELWHELTGVEEFDGSEMHRIEGRVRRLNALGFDVAELDITTDIDGSTIRIQPKVVDAGHHARRLMRLTGLDTEENQARRLLNDLDSYRARTGQQNLDESVVAHQWLTECFEPVLHMVPGEYASKLEPAQIYHEMLDYRWYRSESAGHEIPLLEATQGYVRDILSHLPDEELSVAPTGTDQPREVMAAVSADDIDDDRMPEDPWEVVDEGSGKTPMGGYLDMSAIRAKAARRTTG, encoded by the coding sequence GTGCCTCGGTTCCTCTCCGCGCATCCGGACGCCCGGTTGCTCCCGCTGCCCTGGGGGACTCCGCTCGCCGAATGGCCCGCGGAGCACCTCGTCGCGCTCCCACGAGGGATCTCGCGCCACGTCGTCCGGTTCATCCGCGTCGGCGACGAGGTGTACGCGGCCAAGGAGGTCGTCGAGCATCTCGCGATGCACGAGTACCGGCTGCTGCACGACCTGATGCGGCTCGGGACCCCGGCGGTGGAGCCCGTCGGTGTGGTCACGCGTCGCTTCACCCGGACCGGTGAGCCGCTCGACCCGATCCTGATCACCAAGCACCTGCAGTTCTCCCTGCCGTACCGCACGCTCTTCTCCAAGGGCGTCCGCTCCGACACCGTCACCCGGCTCCTGGACGCGATGGTCGTCCTGCTGGCGCGGCTGCACCTGATCGGCTTCCTCTGGGGCGACGTGTCCCTGTCGAACACCCTCTTCCGCCGCGACGCGTCGGACTTCGCCGCCCACCTGGTCGACGCGGAGACCGGCGAGCTCCACGAACGGCTCTCCGACGGCCAGCGCGAACACGACCTGGAGATGGCCCGGGTCAACCTCTTCGGTGAGTTCCTCGACCTCGAGGCCGGCGGGATGCTCGACTCGGCGCTCGATCCCCGGTTGCTGGTCGAGACCATCGTCACCCGCTACCGCGAGCTGTGGCACGAGCTGACCGGCGTCGAGGAGTTCGACGGCAGCGAGATGCACCGGATCGAGGGCAGGGTCCGCCGACTCAACGCCCTGGGCTTCGACGTGGCCGAACTGGACATCACCACCGACATCGACGGGTCGACCATCCGGATCCAGCCGAAGGTCGTGGACGCCGGCCACCACGCCCGGCGCCTGATGCGCCTCACCGGTCTGGACACCGAGGAGAACCAGGCCCGGCGCCTGCTCAACGACCTCGACTCCTACCGGGCCCGCACCGGCCAGCAGAACCTCGACGAGTCCGTCGTCGCGCACCAGTGGCTGACGGAGTGCTTCGAGCCGGTGCTCCACATGGTCCCCGGCGAGTACGCCTCCAAGCTGGAGCCCGCACAGATCTACCACGAGATGCTGGACTACCGCTGGTACCGCAGCGAGTCCGCCGGACACGAGATCCCGCTGCTCGAGGCCACCCAGGGCTACGTACGCGACATCCTCAGCCACCTCCCCGACGAGGAGCTCTCGGTCGCCCCCACCGGCACCGACCAGCCCCGCGAGGTGATGGCCGCGGTCAGCGCCGACGACATCGACGACGACCGGATGCCGGAGGACCCCTGGGAGGTCGTCGACGAGGGCTCCGGGAAGACACCGATGGGCGGTTATCTTGACATGTCCGCCATCCGGGCCAAGGCCGCCCGCCGCACCACCGGGTGA
- a CDS encoding ABC transporter ATP-binding protein, with protein sequence MATVSFREATRIYPGADHPAVDKLSLDIADGEFMVLVGPSGSGKSTTLRMLAGLEEVTSGSVWIGDQPVTDLPAKDRDIAMVFQNYALYPHMTVADNMGFALKMQNVPNEERAARVLEAAKLLGLEDFLHRKPKALSGGQRQRVAMGRAIVRKPQVFLMDEPLSNLDAKLRVTTRTQIASLQTRLGITTVYVTHDQIEAMTLGDRVAVLDAGVLQQVDSPIALYDTPRNLFVASFIGSPSMNLLEGPIVDGGVRLGDWVAPIPRQVLDRADQTAGVTLGIRPESLTLSADERGIEITVQVVEELGADAYLYGDPTAATLSSRQEADQLVARISTRHTPKRQDRVRLMVDPGDVHVFDNATGLRIS encoded by the coding sequence ATGGCCACCGTGTCCTTCAGGGAAGCGACCCGCATCTACCCCGGCGCCGACCATCCGGCCGTCGACAAGCTCTCGCTCGACATCGCGGACGGCGAGTTCATGGTGTTGGTCGGTCCCTCGGGATCCGGCAAGTCGACGACGCTGCGGATGCTGGCGGGGCTGGAGGAGGTCACCTCCGGGTCGGTGTGGATCGGCGACCAGCCCGTGACCGACCTGCCCGCGAAGGATCGCGACATCGCGATGGTCTTCCAGAACTACGCGCTCTATCCCCACATGACCGTGGCGGACAACATGGGCTTCGCCCTCAAGATGCAGAACGTCCCCAACGAGGAGCGTGCCGCGCGGGTGCTCGAGGCGGCGAAGCTGCTCGGCCTGGAGGACTTCCTGCACCGCAAGCCGAAGGCGCTCTCCGGTGGCCAGCGCCAGCGGGTGGCGATGGGGCGCGCCATCGTCCGCAAGCCGCAGGTCTTCCTGATGGACGAGCCGCTGTCCAACCTGGACGCGAAGCTGCGAGTGACCACCCGCACCCAGATCGCCTCCCTGCAGACCCGGCTCGGGATCACCACCGTCTACGTCACCCATGACCAGATCGAGGCGATGACCCTCGGCGACCGGGTCGCAGTCCTCGACGCGGGTGTGCTGCAGCAGGTCGACAGCCCGATCGCCCTCTACGACACCCCGCGTAACCTCTTCGTCGCCTCGTTCATCGGGTCGCCCTCGATGAACCTGCTCGAGGGCCCGATCGTCGACGGCGGCGTACGTCTCGGCGACTGGGTCGCGCCGATCCCGCGCCAGGTGCTCGACCGGGCCGACCAGACCGCCGGGGTCACCCTCGGCATCCGGCCCGAGTCCCTCACCCTGTCAGCCGACGAGCGCGGCATCGAGATCACCGTGCAGGTGGTCGAGGAACTGGGTGCCGACGCGTACCTCTACGGCGACCCCACCGCGGCGACCCTCAGCAGCCGTCAGGAGGCCGACCAACTGGTGGCCCGGATCTCGACCCGGCACACGCCCAAGCGTCAGGACCGGGTGCGGCTGATGGTCGATCCCGGCGACGTCCACGTGTTCGACAACGCCACCGGCCTGCGCATCTCCTGA
- a CDS encoding transglutaminase-like domain-containing protein, whose translation MRRTLHTTLSGELAGPQTVYAIVAAAATYAPSQESLSVTLDGEPADVSQLVGPHGTRLHRFALEPGARPAHFELAYDAVLDGEAPPPLDDPVDLPIYLRPSRYCESDRLGQLARERFGGLTGAVLTEAVTEWVHDHLAYVPGSTGPSHSTLDVLESRQGVCRDHAHLAISMLRARNTPARFVAVWAPGLRPMEFHAVAEAYVDGQWQVLDPTHLAPRRAMVRIATGRDAADTAFLSSYGAGLRLTGYRVRADIDELSSEERTAPVVLT comes from the coding sequence ATGCGGCGCACCCTCCACACCACCCTGTCCGGCGAACTGGCCGGGCCCCAGACCGTGTACGCGATCGTGGCCGCCGCCGCTACGTACGCCCCCAGCCAGGAATCGCTGAGTGTGACCCTGGACGGGGAACCGGCCGACGTCTCCCAACTGGTCGGCCCGCACGGCACCCGCCTGCACCGCTTCGCGCTGGAGCCGGGTGCTCGGCCGGCGCACTTCGAGCTCGCCTACGATGCCGTCCTCGACGGCGAGGCCCCGCCGCCCCTCGACGACCCGGTCGACCTGCCCATCTACCTGCGCCCCAGCCGCTACTGCGAGAGCGACCGGCTTGGTCAGCTCGCCCGGGAGCGGTTCGGTGGTCTCACCGGCGCCGTCCTCACCGAGGCGGTCACCGAGTGGGTGCACGACCACCTCGCGTACGTCCCGGGGTCGACGGGGCCCTCGCACTCGACGTTGGACGTCCTCGAATCCCGCCAGGGGGTCTGTCGGGACCACGCCCACCTGGCGATCAGCATGCTGCGCGCCCGCAACACGCCTGCGCGTTTCGTGGCGGTCTGGGCGCCGGGGCTGCGGCCGATGGAGTTCCACGCCGTCGCCGAGGCGTACGTCGACGGGCAGTGGCAGGTCCTGGACCCCACCCACCTGGCGCCGCGCCGGGCGATGGTCCGGATCGCCACCGGCCGTGACGCGGCCGACACCGCCTTCCTGTCCAGCTACGGCGCCGGGTTGCGGCTGACCGGCTACCGGGTGCGGGCGGACATCGACGAGTTGTCTTCCGAGGAACGTACGGCCCCCGTGGTCCTGACCTGA
- a CDS encoding DedA family protein, which translates to MSDQAPSDPAPESDAAAERPWWDDPSLPWAHEPTRRDLTCWTGIGLVGIYSLLMLPLRPVLLGYSPYVLAAVSGSRTAVVMIGALAATGDQWWWLGWLMATVSVVKFDWVYFWAGKLWGRGLLEVMTGTSERARRRNERAERFALRWSVPAVLATYLPIPLPGAVIYATVGAAGMSWRRFLVVDVIGAGVLQALYLYLGYRIGEPAVRFVQEYAKYSIWLSLVLLAVVIGGMLLGDRRRRRA; encoded by the coding sequence ATGAGCGACCAGGCTCCGAGCGACCCCGCTCCCGAGTCCGACGCCGCCGCGGAGCGTCCCTGGTGGGACGACCCGTCGCTGCCCTGGGCACACGAACCGACCCGGCGTGACCTGACCTGCTGGACCGGGATCGGACTGGTCGGCATCTACTCACTGCTGATGCTGCCGCTGCGGCCGGTCCTGCTCGGCTACTCCCCGTACGTGCTCGCCGCGGTCTCCGGGTCGCGGACCGCGGTGGTGATGATCGGGGCGCTCGCGGCCACCGGGGACCAGTGGTGGTGGCTCGGCTGGCTGATGGCCACCGTGAGTGTGGTGAAGTTCGACTGGGTCTACTTCTGGGCCGGCAAGCTCTGGGGCCGTGGGCTGCTCGAGGTGATGACGGGGACCTCGGAGCGGGCGCGACGCCGCAACGAACGGGCCGAACGGTTCGCGCTGCGCTGGTCGGTGCCCGCGGTCCTCGCCACGTACCTGCCGATCCCGCTGCCGGGCGCCGTCATCTACGCGACGGTGGGGGCGGCCGGGATGTCGTGGCGTCGCTTCCTCGTCGTCGACGTGATCGGTGCCGGCGTGCTGCAGGCCCTCTACCTCTACCTCGGCTACCGGATCGGTGAGCCCGCGGTCCGGTTCGTGCAGGAGTACGCGAAGTACAGCATCTGGCTGTCGCTGGTGCTGCTGGCCGTGGTGATCGGCGGCATGCTTCTGGGTGACCGCCGGCGCAGGCGGGCCTGA
- a CDS encoding O-acetyl-ADP-ribose deacetylase translates to MSNHAAVTLTIGDITHQRTDAIVNAANSSLLGGGGVDGAIHRAAGRELQEACRRLRATTLPNGLPAGQAVATTAGRLSAQWVIHTVGPIWSPIEDRTHLLMSSYRECLRVADELAVTTIAFPAVSAGAYGWPVLEAARVAITTVSTTPTQVAEATFVLHDEPTFGIFEAALLELRG, encoded by the coding sequence ATGAGCAACCACGCAGCCGTCACCCTCACCATCGGCGACATCACCCACCAACGCACCGACGCGATCGTCAACGCCGCCAACTCGAGCCTGCTCGGCGGCGGCGGGGTCGACGGGGCCATCCACCGGGCCGCCGGCCGGGAACTACAGGAGGCCTGCCGCCGGCTGCGGGCCACGACATTGCCGAACGGACTGCCCGCCGGTCAGGCCGTGGCCACCACGGCCGGGCGGCTCAGCGCGCAGTGGGTGATCCACACGGTGGGTCCGATCTGGTCACCGATCGAGGACCGCACGCACCTGCTGATGTCGTCCTATCGGGAATGCCTGCGGGTGGCCGACGAGCTCGCGGTGACGACCATCGCCTTCCCGGCGGTCTCGGCGGGTGCGTACGGGTGGCCGGTGCTCGAGGCGGCCCGGGTGGCGATCACCACGGTCTCCACCACCCCCACGCAGGTCGCCGAGGCGACGTTCGTGCTGCACGACGAGCCCACCTTCGGGATCTTCGAGGCGGCCCTGCTCGAGCTCCGCGGCTGA
- a CDS encoding DUF3263 domain-containing protein yields the protein MTDERDRRLLDFEAAWWKYAASKDEGIREQFGLSSTRYYQALNALLDDPEALAYAPGLIRRLRRERERRQRERSARRLTGRPDPAAR from the coding sequence ATGACCGACGAGCGGGACCGGCGGCTGCTCGACTTCGAGGCGGCGTGGTGGAAGTACGCGGCGAGCAAGGACGAGGGCATCCGCGAGCAGTTCGGCCTGTCCTCGACCCGCTACTACCAGGCCCTCAACGCTCTGCTCGACGACCCGGAGGCCCTCGCGTACGCTCCGGGGCTGATCCGGCGGCTGCGCCGCGAGCGGGAGCGCCGTCAGCGGGAACGGTCCGCGCGGCGCCTGACCGGGCGCCCGGATCCCGCCGCGCGGTAG